The Nitrosomonas cryotolerans ATCC 49181 genome includes a window with the following:
- a CDS encoding metallophosphoesterase family protein, producing the protein MKFIHAADIHLDSPLSGLAMYQNIPIELLRTATRDAFTNLVNEAIEEAVDFLIIAGDLYDGAWKDYNTGFYFSREMGRLDQAGIPVYLLFGNHDAESEITKRLLLPPNVHQFESRKPTTFQIEKIQVALHGRSFREVATTENLAVTYPDPVPGWLNIGVLHTALEGNAAHAHYAPCSLAELSAKGYHYWALGHVHEYAILQRDPCWIVFPGNLQGRHSRETGSKGAVLVTADETGIVSVERLLVDVLRWHHMDIDISELHSLEDVVRFTGREFQQLIVENQEDKPITVRLTFFGKTAAHGELFGMETHLRAEIIGQAEAMGLDKLFIEKVRIETQPVVTASEIKARADAIADLQVLLEAATSDQSFLEDLGKELQFLAGKVPYELIETVPILKDVRDGNLVQIIETVSPGLVAYVTSTNQD; encoded by the coding sequence TTGAAATTTATTCACGCTGCTGATATTCATCTGGATAGCCCGCTTTCAGGACTGGCTATGTATCAGAATATTCCGATTGAGCTTTTACGCACAGCGACTCGGGATGCTTTTACTAACCTGGTTAACGAAGCAATAGAGGAAGCCGTTGATTTTCTGATTATTGCCGGGGATCTCTACGATGGCGCCTGGAAAGATTACAACACCGGTTTTTATTTTTCGCGTGAAATGGGGCGGCTCGATCAGGCTGGGATTCCTGTTTATCTATTATTTGGTAACCATGATGCTGAAAGCGAAATAACCAAGCGTCTGTTATTACCACCTAACGTGCATCAATTCGAATCGCGTAAGCCAACTACCTTCCAAATAGAAAAAATACAGGTTGCATTGCATGGTCGGAGTTTTAGAGAGGTTGCAACGACAGAGAATCTGGCGGTTACTTATCCAGATCCTGTTCCCGGATGGCTTAATATCGGTGTGCTTCATACGGCGTTGGAAGGCAATGCAGCCCATGCGCATTATGCGCCTTGCTCGTTAGCTGAGTTATCGGCTAAAGGTTATCATTATTGGGCTCTGGGTCATGTACATGAGTATGCGATTTTGCAGCGCGATCCGTGCTGGATTGTTTTTCCCGGTAATCTTCAAGGAAGACATAGTCGTGAGACAGGCTCTAAAGGTGCCGTGCTTGTGACAGCTGATGAAACGGGCATTGTGTCAGTTGAGCGTTTGTTAGTTGATGTTTTGAGATGGCATCATATGGATATCGATATCAGCGAACTTCATTCGCTTGAAGATGTTGTCCGATTTACGGGTCGAGAGTTTCAGCAATTGATTGTTGAGAATCAGGAGGACAAACCCATCACAGTCCGGCTCACTTTCTTTGGTAAAACCGCTGCTCATGGTGAACTTTTTGGTATGGAAACTCATCTTAGAGCAGAAATTATCGGTCAGGCTGAGGCGATGGGTCTTGATAAGCTGTTTATTGAGAAGGTACGCATTGAGACGCAGCCTGTTGTAACCGCGAGCGAGATCAAAGCTCGCGCTGATGCAATTGCAGATTTGCAGGTCTTATTGGAAGCAGCAACCTCTGATCAGTCATTCCTAGAAGACCTGGGGAAAGAATTACAATTCCTGGCAGGAAAAGTCCCTTATGAACTGATTGAAACCGTTCCTATTCTAAAGGATGTCCGCGATGGTAATCTGGTGCAGATAATAGAAACGGTTTCACCTGGATTGGTTGCTTATGTGACCAGTACAAATCAGGATTAA